Proteins encoded by one window of Arachis hypogaea cultivar Tifrunner chromosome 1, arahy.Tifrunner.gnm2.J5K5, whole genome shotgun sequence:
- the LOC112805814 gene encoding uncharacterized protein: MEATDDAESPAPIASPKLAGTVNWGTTTVIGIFAGMLYGGSKEAAASVSKDAEVTLKLGSTEDKREQYRLMRDAMEKRFIRVTRGSIVGGVRLGMFTAAFYGLQNLLAEQRGVHDVFNVVGAGSATASAFGLILPGSLRWRARNMMLGSVLGAPFCFPLGWLHLKLIEKANEGNQAANENLDKRDIKSGVSAAIERLESSLHK, translated from the exons ATGGAAGCCACCGACGACGCAGAATCCCCCGCACCGATT GCCTCCCCAAAGTTAGCGGGAACTGTTAACTGGGGTACAACAACTGTTATTGGAATATTTGCTGGCATGTTATACGGCGGTAGCAAGGAGGCAGCTGCTTCTGTT AGCAAGGATGCAGAAGTGACATTGAAGCTTGGAAGTACAGAAGACAAACGTGAGCAATATCGTTTGATGAGAGATGCTATGGAGAAACGGTTCATTAGGGTTACACGGGGCTCAATAGTTGGAGGGGTACGCCTTGGAATGTTCACTGCTGCATTTTATGGCTTACAAAATCTACTTGCAGAGCAGCGAGGTGTGCATGATGTTTTTAATGTTGTTGGTGCTGGTTCAGCTACTGCTTCAGCTTTTGGTTTAATAT TGCCAGGATCACTACGTTGGCGAGCTAGGAATATGATGCTAGGATCAGTTTTGGGAGCACCATTTTGCTTTCCTCTTG GTTGGCTCCATTTGAAGCTGATAGAAAAAGCTAATGAAGGGAATCAAGCTGCAAATGAAAACTTAGATAAGAGAGACATAAAAAGTGGTGTTAGTGCTGCAATCGAAAGGCTTGAAAGCAGTTTACACAAATGA